One Curtobacterium sp. MCLR17_007 DNA window includes the following coding sequences:
- the hisI gene encoding phosphoribosyl-AMP cyclohydrolase → MTDSTSTSTDAVLDRARFGADGLLPAVVQEEASKDVLMLGWMDREALRRTLTEGRVTFWSRSRQEYWRKGDTSGHAQYVRAAALDCDDDTLLVTVQQVGAACHTGAHRCFDVDPLDPVTATAPEATPADTAGATR, encoded by the coding sequence ATGACCGACAGCACCAGCACCAGCACCGACGCGGTCCTCGACCGTGCGCGCTTCGGTGCGGACGGGCTGCTCCCGGCAGTCGTGCAAGAGGAAGCGTCGAAGGACGTCCTCATGCTCGGCTGGATGGACCGCGAAGCCCTCCGCCGCACCCTGACCGAGGGGCGGGTGACCTTCTGGTCCCGCTCGCGGCAGGAGTACTGGCGGAAGGGCGACACCTCGGGGCACGCCCAGTACGTGCGTGCCGCCGCGCTGGACTGCGACGACGACACCCTGCTCGTGACCGTGCAGCAGGTGGGCGCGGCGTGCCACACCGGCGCGCACCGCTGCTTCGACGTCGATCCGCTCGACCCGGTCACCGCGACCGCACCCGAGGCGACCCCGGCCGACACGGCGGGGGCGACCCGATGA
- a CDS encoding transcription antitermination factor NusB has protein sequence MSPHQQRQQPSRTVRGPSARRVAFDVLRAVQVDDAYANLLLPTRIRRAALSPRDAGFATELTYGTIRMIGRYDAVVEAASGRRVANVEADVLDVLRIGVHQLLAMRTPTHAAVSATVELAREVGAHRATGFVNAVMRKIAARTPEQWDTEITRDLSGDELLATRWSHPAWVVASLRDALAAERSRDELVALLAADDVAPRVQLAALPGLATEADVASVTRAVETDDDGSQDDVAAGSEPPVPADVAGVVTDADALPVSPVGIRGLSGDPARVPGVAAGRLRVQDEGSQLAALALSRSSAVRAGERWLDLCAGPGGKAALLAAEAAQGGATLVANELVPARAGLVRNALDGFGETVTVVEGDGRRYGQDGSGVTYDRVLLDAPCTGLGALRRRPEARWRKAPEDVQELAVLQRELLDAAVRVLAPGGTLAYVTCSPHLAETRGQVDALMARHGDVLEQLDTAAVVRSVAARDPQVADGMTAQLWPHRVGTDAMFIALFRRR, from the coding sequence ATGAGCCCGCACCAGCAGCGGCAGCAGCCGAGCCGGACCGTGCGCGGCCCGAGCGCGCGGCGGGTGGCGTTCGACGTCCTCCGCGCCGTCCAGGTCGACGACGCCTACGCGAACCTGCTGCTCCCGACGCGCATCCGCCGCGCCGCACTGTCGCCGCGTGACGCCGGGTTCGCCACCGAGCTCACCTACGGCACGATCCGGATGATCGGCCGGTACGACGCCGTCGTCGAGGCCGCCTCGGGTCGACGGGTCGCCAACGTCGAGGCCGATGTGCTCGACGTCCTCCGCATCGGCGTGCACCAGCTGCTCGCGATGCGCACCCCGACCCACGCCGCGGTGTCGGCGACGGTGGAGCTCGCGCGCGAGGTCGGCGCGCACCGGGCGACCGGGTTCGTCAACGCCGTGATGCGCAAGATCGCGGCACGGACACCCGAACAGTGGGACACCGAGATCACCCGAGACCTGTCCGGCGACGAACTGCTGGCCACGCGGTGGTCCCACCCCGCGTGGGTGGTGGCCTCGCTCCGGGACGCCCTGGCGGCGGAGCGGTCCCGCGACGAGCTCGTGGCGCTGCTCGCGGCGGACGACGTCGCGCCGCGCGTCCAGCTCGCCGCGCTGCCCGGACTCGCGACCGAGGCCGACGTGGCGTCGGTGACCCGGGCGGTGGAGACGGACGACGACGGGTCGCAGGACGACGTCGCTGCCGGTTCCGAGCCTCCCGTCCCGGCCGACGTGGCGGGCGTCGTGACGGACGCTGACGCCCTGCCGGTCTCACCCGTCGGGATCCGCGGCCTGTCCGGGGACCCGGCACGGGTGCCCGGCGTCGCGGCCGGTCGGCTGCGCGTGCAGGACGAGGGCTCGCAGCTCGCGGCGCTGGCGCTGAGCCGGTCGTCCGCGGTCCGCGCGGGTGAGCGGTGGCTGGACCTGTGCGCCGGACCGGGCGGCAAGGCGGCGCTGCTCGCGGCGGAGGCCGCGCAGGGCGGCGCGACCCTCGTCGCGAACGAGCTCGTGCCGGCGCGTGCCGGACTCGTCCGCAACGCCCTCGACGGCTTCGGGGAGACCGTCACCGTCGTCGAGGGGGACGGTCGTCGCTACGGCCAGGACGGCTCGGGCGTGACGTACGACCGCGTGTTGCTCGACGCCCCCTGCACCGGGCTGGGTGCGCTCCGCCGTCGCCCGGAAGCGCGCTGGCGGAAGGCGCCCGAGGACGTCCAGGAGCTCGCGGTCCTGCAACGGGAACTGCTCGACGCCGCGGTCCGCGTGCTCGCTCCGGGCGGGACGCTGGCGTACGTGACCTGCTCGCCGCACCTGGCCGAGACCCGCGGCCAGGTCGATGCGCTGATGGCGCGCCACGGCGACGTGCTCGAGCAGCTCGACACGGCCGCGGTCGTGCGCTCGGTCGCCGCCCGGGACCCGCAGGTCGCCGACGGCATGACGGCGCAGCTCTGGCCGCATCGTGTGGGCACCGACGCGATGTTCATCGCGCTGTTCCGTCGCCGCTGA
- a CDS encoding DUF6704 family protein, protein MSTTEPAELGEGHSPAAWTSVIIMLVGFTIGTLCFWFDIVWGVWASAAIVVIGLIIGWVMGKAGYGVNGPKYVSKHHNE, encoded by the coding sequence GTGAGCACCACTGAGCCCGCAGAACTCGGCGAAGGCCACTCGCCGGCAGCCTGGACGTCCGTCATCATCATGCTGGTGGGCTTCACGATCGGCACGCTCTGCTTCTGGTTCGACATCGTCTGGGGCGTCTGGGCCTCGGCCGCAATCGTCGTGATCGGGCTCATCATCGGCTGGGTGATGGGCAAGGCCGGGTACGGCGTCAACGGTCCGAAGTACGTCTCCAAGCACCACAACGAGTAG
- the hisG gene encoding ATP phosphoribosyltransferase produces the protein MLRIAVPNKGSLSETASEMLREAGYAGRRDPKALHLLDERNGVEFFFLRPRDIATYVGSGALDVGITGRDLLLDSGSLAHEVDALGFADSTFRFAGTPGRFSSLQDLEGVRVATSYPGLVGEFLGRHGVTATLVKLDGAVESAVRLGVADAVADVVSTGSTLRAAGLEIFGPVILESTALLITTDETIPGIDVLRRRLQGVLVARGYVMLDYDIPTALLEQATAVASGIESPTVSPLHGRDWSAVRVMIPRDDANLIMDALYDLGARAILVSPIHAARL, from the coding sequence ATGCTCCGCATCGCCGTGCCCAACAAGGGCTCCCTCTCCGAGACCGCCTCCGAGATGCTGCGCGAGGCCGGGTACGCCGGTCGCCGTGACCCGAAGGCACTCCACCTGCTCGACGAGCGCAACGGCGTCGAGTTCTTCTTCCTCCGGCCGCGCGACATCGCCACCTACGTCGGATCCGGTGCCCTCGACGTCGGCATCACCGGCCGCGACCTGCTGCTCGACTCCGGGTCCCTGGCGCACGAGGTCGACGCGCTCGGGTTCGCCGACTCGACGTTCCGGTTCGCGGGCACCCCGGGGCGCTTCTCGTCGCTGCAGGACCTCGAGGGCGTCCGCGTCGCCACCAGCTACCCGGGTCTCGTGGGGGAGTTCCTCGGCCGGCACGGGGTGACCGCCACGCTCGTCAAGCTCGACGGCGCGGTCGAGAGCGCCGTGCGACTCGGGGTCGCCGACGCCGTGGCCGACGTCGTCTCGACCGGCAGCACCCTCCGGGCGGCCGGGCTCGAGATCTTCGGGCCGGTCATCCTCGAGTCGACCGCGCTGCTCATCACCACCGACGAGACCATCCCGGGCATCGACGTCCTGCGTCGCCGCCTGCAGGGCGTGCTGGTCGCCCGTGGCTACGTCATGCTCGACTACGACATCCCCACGGCGCTGCTCGAACAGGCGACGGCCGTCGCATCGGGCATCGAGTCGCCCACCGTGTCGCCGCTGCACGGCCGCGACTGGTCCGCGGTGCGCGTGATGATCCCGCGCGACGACGCGAACCTGATCATGGACGCGCTCTACGACCTGGGCGCCCGCGCGATCCTGGTCAGCCCGATCCACGCCGCACGCCTGTGA
- a CDS encoding Trp biosynthesis-associated membrane protein, producing MKRLRSRPLVVLLGLVVAGIVMLSWTQTWFTVHLDAAAAVSSTVVADGSAAVPQFTALAIASLALFLAMTIAGRVVRVVLAVIQVLLGIGIVVSGISALADPVGAAKGAIGDVAGVSDLSAVRRIVTTVDVSAWPVVGIVGGVLAALLGVLVLVVQGSWPGPSRKYAASPTETAPTAPVQRDAIVDWDDLSAGVDPTDAAPGKSPLSGSAPDDTVGSESRRSTDDAPDHEEHREHH from the coding sequence GTGAAGCGGCTGCGGTCGCGTCCGCTCGTGGTCCTCCTCGGGCTCGTCGTCGCCGGCATCGTGATGCTGTCCTGGACCCAGACCTGGTTCACCGTGCACCTCGACGCGGCCGCGGCGGTCTCGTCCACGGTGGTCGCCGACGGGTCGGCGGCGGTGCCGCAGTTCACGGCGCTGGCGATCGCGTCGCTGGCGCTGTTCCTCGCGATGACCATCGCCGGACGCGTCGTCCGTGTCGTCCTCGCGGTCATCCAGGTCCTGCTCGGGATCGGCATCGTCGTCTCCGGCATCAGCGCCCTGGCGGACCCGGTCGGCGCCGCGAAGGGCGCGATCGGCGACGTCGCCGGGGTGAGCGACCTGTCCGCCGTGCGTCGCATCGTCACGACCGTCGACGTCTCCGCGTGGCCGGTCGTGGGGATCGTCGGTGGGGTGCTCGCGGCGCTGCTCGGGGTCCTCGTCCTGGTGGTCCAGGGCTCCTGGCCCGGGCCGAGTCGCAAGTACGCGGCGTCGCCGACCGAGACCGCTCCGACGGCCCCGGTGCAGCGCGACGCGATCGTCGACTGGGACGACCTGAGCGCCGGTGTCGACCCCACGGACGCGGCGCCGGGCAAGTCACCGCTGTCGGGGTCCGCTCCGGACGACACGGTAGGATCGGAGTCGCGTCGTTCGACCGACGACGCACCCGACCACGAGGAGCACCGTGAGCACCACTGA
- a CDS encoding methionyl-tRNA formyltransferase, translated as MRLVVAGSPAAAVPTLRRLAASDHEIAAVLTRPPTPQGRKRVLTPTPVAQLAAELGLPVIEASRVDATVTEQLAGLDLDLGVIVAYGALLRRAALDVPQHGWVNLHFSDLPAYRGAAPVQRAVMAGDTRTAATVFQLVEALDAGPVFASEPFDIDAEATSGEVLAAMAEVGADVVARVVDGIADGSATASDQVGEPTTAPKTTIDDGHVDFARPAAVVHAHVRGVTPEPGAFAHLGDARVKLLRASRFPTGGPEQSAPSLAPGALRLDDGRLLVGTADGPLVLTEVQPAGKKPMDAAAWARGLGGLEGKVMA; from the coding sequence ATGCGTCTCGTCGTCGCCGGCAGCCCCGCTGCGGCCGTCCCCACCCTCCGTCGGCTCGCGGCCTCGGACCACGAGATCGCCGCGGTGCTCACCCGTCCGCCGACGCCCCAGGGCCGCAAGCGCGTCCTGACCCCGACGCCCGTCGCCCAGCTCGCCGCCGAGCTCGGCCTGCCCGTGATCGAGGCCTCGCGTGTCGATGCCACAGTGACCGAACAGCTCGCCGGACTCGACCTCGACCTGGGCGTCATCGTCGCCTACGGCGCACTGCTGCGCCGCGCCGCGCTCGACGTCCCGCAGCACGGCTGGGTGAACCTGCACTTCTCCGACCTGCCGGCGTACCGCGGCGCGGCACCCGTCCAGCGAGCCGTGATGGCCGGCGACACCCGCACCGCCGCGACCGTCTTCCAGCTGGTCGAGGCCCTCGACGCCGGCCCGGTGTTCGCCAGCGAGCCGTTCGACATCGACGCCGAGGCGACCTCGGGCGAGGTCCTGGCCGCGATGGCCGAGGTCGGCGCCGACGTCGTCGCCCGCGTCGTGGACGGCATCGCCGACGGCAGCGCCACCGCGTCCGACCAGGTGGGCGAGCCCACCACCGCCCCGAAGACCACGATCGACGACGGTCACGTCGACTTCGCGCGCCCCGCGGCCGTCGTCCACGCACACGTCCGCGGGGTCACGCCCGAGCCCGGCGCCTTCGCGCACCTCGGTGACGCGCGCGTCAAGCTGCTCCGAGCGAGCCGGTTCCCGACGGGAGGCCCGGAGCAGTCCGCCCCGTCGCTCGCGCCCGGCGCGCTCCGGCTCGACGACGGTCGGCTGTTGGTCGGCACCGCCGACGGTCCGCTCGTGCTCACCGAGGTGCAGCCCGCGGGCAAGAAGCCGATGGACGCCGCCGCCTGGGCCCGGGGCCTGGGCGGACTCGAGGGGAAGGTCATGGCATGA
- the hisF gene encoding imidazole glycerol phosphate synthase subunit HisF: MSGTVGGPRGGVAVRVVPCLDVSGGRVVKGVNFLDLQDAGDPVELAARYYEQGADELTFLDVGATVENRSTMYETVTRTAEQVFIPLTVGGGVRSVDDVSRLQQCGADKIGVNSAAIARPDLVGEIADRFGAQAVVLSLDVKRSDRMPSGFVVTTHGGRTESDLDAVRWAAEAVDRGAGELLVNSIDADGTKNGFDLELVRAVRAVSSVPVIASGGAGLVEHFAPAVDAGADAVLAASVFHRGEMTIGDVKDALRESGHAVR, translated from the coding sequence GTGAGCGGCACGGTCGGCGGTCCCCGCGGCGGTGTCGCCGTGCGCGTCGTCCCGTGCCTCGACGTGTCGGGCGGTCGCGTCGTCAAGGGCGTCAACTTCCTCGACCTTCAGGACGCCGGCGACCCGGTCGAGCTCGCGGCGCGCTACTACGAGCAGGGCGCCGACGAGCTGACGTTCCTCGACGTGGGCGCCACGGTCGAGAACCGCTCGACGATGTACGAGACCGTCACCCGCACGGCCGAGCAGGTCTTCATCCCGCTCACCGTCGGCGGCGGGGTCCGCAGCGTCGACGACGTCTCGCGGCTGCAGCAGTGCGGCGCGGACAAGATCGGCGTGAACAGCGCCGCGATCGCCCGGCCCGACCTGGTGGGGGAGATCGCGGACCGGTTCGGTGCCCAGGCCGTGGTCCTGTCGCTCGACGTCAAGCGCTCGGACCGGATGCCGTCCGGGTTCGTGGTCACGACGCACGGTGGTCGCACCGAGTCCGACCTCGACGCGGTCCGGTGGGCCGCCGAGGCCGTCGACCGGGGCGCGGGTGAGCTGCTGGTCAACTCGATCGACGCCGACGGCACGAAGAACGGCTTCGACCTCGAACTGGTCCGTGCCGTCCGTGCCGTGTCGAGCGTCCCGGTCATCGCTTCGGGTGGAGCGGGGCTCGTCGAGCACTTCGCGCCCGCGGTCGACGCCGGCGCCGACGCGGTGCTGGCGGCGAGCGTGTTCCACCGTGGCGAGATGACCATCGGCGACGTCAAGGACGCCCTGCGGGAGTCCGGGCACGCCGTACGCTAG
- the trpC gene encoding indole-3-glycerol phosphate synthase TrpC: MLETLVAGALEDAAARRVDRPYSDVERDLDRVTSPLDALDFLAPGDRVKVLAEVKRASPSRGSMAPITDPAGLAADYERGGASAISVLTEGRKFLGSLADLEAVKARVSVPVLRKDFIADPYQVVEARASGADVVLLIVAALEQQQLVELHELAEQLGMRVLVEAHSGDEVSRGLDAGARILGVNARDLTDFSLDRDLFGSLADRIPDGVVRVAESAVTGPADVAHYRRAGADVVLVGEALVTGADPAAALASFLDA, encoded by the coding sequence GTGCTCGAGACCCTCGTCGCGGGCGCGCTCGAGGACGCAGCCGCCCGCCGCGTCGACCGCCCGTACTCCGACGTCGAACGTGACCTCGACCGTGTCACTTCGCCGCTCGACGCCCTCGACTTCCTGGCACCCGGCGACCGCGTCAAGGTCCTCGCCGAGGTCAAGCGTGCCAGCCCGTCGCGCGGGTCGATGGCGCCGATCACCGACCCGGCCGGACTCGCCGCGGACTACGAACGCGGTGGCGCGTCGGCGATCAGCGTCCTGACCGAGGGGCGCAAGTTCCTCGGCTCGCTCGCCGACCTCGAGGCCGTCAAGGCGCGCGTGTCGGTCCCGGTGCTCCGCAAGGACTTCATCGCCGACCCGTACCAGGTCGTCGAGGCCCGGGCGTCCGGCGCCGACGTGGTGCTCCTCATCGTCGCGGCGCTCGAGCAGCAGCAGCTGGTCGAGCTCCACGAGCTGGCCGAACAGCTCGGCATGCGCGTCCTGGTCGAGGCCCACTCGGGCGACGAGGTCTCGCGTGGGCTGGACGCCGGTGCCCGCATCCTCGGCGTGAACGCCCGCGACCTCACCGACTTCTCGCTCGACCGCGACCTGTTCGGCTCCCTGGCCGACCGGATCCCCGACGGGGTCGTCCGTGTCGCCGAGTCCGCCGTCACCGGCCCCGCCGACGTGGCGCACTACCGCCGCGCCGGAGCTGACGTCGTCCTGGTGGGCGAAGCACTCGTCACCGGTGCCGACCCCGCCGCTGCACTCGCGTCGTTCCTCGACGCCTGA
- a CDS encoding glycine C-acetyltransferase has protein sequence MYGSIKDHLAGELAGIEAAGLTKHERRITGPQRASIQADGAELLNFCANNYLGLADATDLVDAAKDALDRWGYGMASVRFICGTQDLHVDLERRVSAFLGTEATILYSSCFDANGGLFEVLLGPEDAIISDELNHASIIDGIRLSKAQRFRYRNRDVQDLEAQLVAAGDARFRAIVTDGVFSMDGSIAPLAAICDLADRYDALVIVDDSHAVGFVGERGRGTPELCGVADRVDVYTGTFGKALGGASGGYVSSRREIVDLLRQRSRPYLFSNSLAPVIVAGTVAALDRIERSDDARARLVRNAERFRTRMTDAGFDLLPGEHPIVPVMFHDAALTARVADEMQARGVYVTAFSYPVVPKGRARIRVQLSAAHTDEQIDTCVDAFVAARQAAA, from the coding sequence GTGTACGGCTCGATCAAGGACCACCTGGCGGGCGAACTCGCCGGGATCGAGGCAGCGGGGCTGACGAAGCACGAGCGGCGCATCACCGGGCCGCAGCGCGCGTCGATCCAGGCGGACGGCGCCGAGCTGCTGAACTTCTGCGCGAACAACTACCTGGGGCTCGCCGACGCGACCGACCTGGTCGACGCCGCGAAGGACGCCCTCGACCGGTGGGGCTACGGCATGGCCAGCGTGCGGTTCATCTGCGGCACGCAGGACCTGCACGTCGACCTCGAGCGCCGGGTGTCGGCGTTCCTGGGCACCGAGGCGACGATCCTGTACTCGTCGTGCTTCGACGCGAACGGCGGCCTGTTCGAGGTGCTGCTCGGCCCCGAGGACGCGATCATCTCGGACGAGCTCAACCACGCCTCGATCATCGACGGCATCCGGTTGAGCAAGGCGCAGCGCTTCCGCTACCGCAACCGCGACGTGCAGGACCTCGAGGCGCAGCTCGTCGCCGCCGGCGACGCGCGGTTCCGGGCGATCGTCACCGACGGCGTCTTCTCGATGGACGGGTCGATCGCCCCGCTGGCGGCGATCTGCGACCTCGCCGATCGGTACGACGCACTCGTGATCGTCGACGACTCGCACGCGGTCGGCTTCGTGGGGGAGCGCGGCCGCGGCACCCCGGAACTCTGCGGCGTCGCGGACCGCGTCGACGTGTACACGGGGACGTTCGGCAAGGCGCTCGGCGGGGCATCCGGGGGCTACGTGTCGAGCCGGCGTGAGATCGTCGACCTGCTCCGGCAGCGCTCCCGCCCGTACCTGTTCTCGAACTCGCTCGCGCCCGTGATCGTCGCCGGCACCGTCGCGGCGCTCGACCGCATCGAGCGCTCCGACGACGCCCGAGCCCGACTCGTCCGCAACGCGGAGCGCTTCCGCACCCGGATGACCGACGCCGGGTTCGACCTGCTGCCGGGGGAGCACCCGATCGTCCCCGTGATGTTCCACGACGCCGCACTGACCGCCCGGGTCGCGGACGAGATGCAGGCCCGCGGGGTCTACGTCACCGCGTTCAGCTACCCCGTGGTGCCGAAGGGCCGCGCGCGCATCCGCGTCCAGCTGTCCGCCGCGCACACGGACGAACAGATCGACACGTGCGTGGACGCCTTCGTCGCCGCCCGGCAGGCCGCAGCCTGA
- the rpe gene encoding ribulose-phosphate 3-epimerase, translating to MTIRISPSILSADFANLERELERITTADMVHVDVMDNHFVPNLTLGLPIVQRLQEVSPVPLDVHLMITDADTQAPKYAETGAASVTFHYEAATDALATAAAIRSNGARAAVALKPGTPVTQVLRHLDAFDMVLLMTVEPGFGGQSFMPSVMPKLADARAAVDASGLDVWLEVDGGIAVDTVPTAVQSGADTLVAGSAVYGGEPAARIQDLRDAAQRALAGR from the coding sequence GTGACGATCCGCATCTCGCCGAGCATCCTGTCCGCCGACTTCGCGAACCTCGAGCGGGAGCTCGAGCGCATCACGACCGCCGACATGGTGCACGTCGACGTGATGGACAACCACTTCGTCCCGAACCTGACCCTGGGCCTGCCGATCGTGCAGCGCCTGCAAGAGGTGTCGCCGGTGCCGCTCGACGTGCACCTGATGATCACCGACGCCGACACCCAGGCCCCGAAGTACGCCGAGACGGGTGCGGCCAGCGTCACGTTCCACTACGAGGCGGCGACCGACGCCCTCGCAACCGCCGCGGCGATCCGGTCGAACGGTGCCCGTGCCGCCGTCGCGCTCAAGCCCGGTACCCCGGTCACGCAGGTCCTGCGACACCTGGACGCCTTCGACATGGTCCTGCTCATGACCGTCGAGCCCGGGTTCGGCGGCCAGTCGTTCATGCCGTCGGTCATGCCCAAGCTCGCCGACGCGCGCGCGGCGGTCGACGCCTCGGGGCTCGACGTCTGGCTCGAGGTCGACGGCGGCATCGCGGTCGACACGGTGCCGACAGCGGTGCAGAGCGGTGCCGACACGCTGGTCGCGGGCTCGGCGGTGTACGGCGGCGAGCCGGCGGCGCGCATCCAGGACCTCCGGGACGCGGCGCAGCGGGCGCTCGCGGGACGGTAG
- a CDS encoding phosphoribosyl-ATP diphosphatase, with the protein MKTFDDLFAELTDKAAARPEGSGTVAELDAGVHQIGKKIVEEAAEVWMAAEYEGDERTAEEISQLVYHLQVLMIAKGLTPADVWRHL; encoded by the coding sequence GTGAAGACGTTCGACGACCTGTTCGCGGAGCTGACCGACAAGGCCGCCGCGCGCCCCGAGGGCTCCGGCACCGTCGCCGAACTGGACGCCGGCGTGCACCAGATCGGCAAGAAGATCGTGGAAGAGGCGGCCGAGGTCTGGATGGCCGCCGAGTACGAGGGCGACGAGCGCACGGCAGAGGAGATCTCCCAGCTCGTCTACCACCTGCAGGTCCTGATGATCGCCAAGGGCCTGACCCCGGCCGACGTCTGGCGACATCTGTAG
- a CDS encoding anthranilate synthase component I — protein sequence MTNATTAPSATVPDKPHTTSRPEFDDLVADGHRVVPVVRALYGDSETPVGVYRKLADGRPGSFLLESAGQGGLWSRWSFVGVRSFGVLTQDDDRAAWIDTGMSAERAVGSLDGAPLQVLARLHERWATPRVPGTPPLVGGTVGFIGWEAVRQLEHLPNVPAADFDVPGQSLAFVAEMAALDHRTGLVLLVASALNDGTDDADALWTGAQQRLDRMQADLVQPTPATVAQAFDIADPTPTHRTTPEDYMASVVRSKDFIRDGDVFQVVISQRFDHEVTADPIDVYRVLRTLNPSPYMYFLSMEDTAGKPFWIVGASPEALVKVQDGRAITHPIAGSRPRGATPEEDVRFGADLLEDPKERAEHLMLVDLSRNDLQKVCEPGTVAVTEFMTVERFSHIMHLVSSVEGVVRPGQSAIDVFRATFPAGTLSGAPKPRALEIIDELEPAKRGAYAGVVGYFDFAGDADLAIAIRTALIQDGIARVQAGAGLVADSDPATEHAEAVNKAAAPLRAVATANRMREVRS from the coding sequence ATGACGAACGCGACCACCGCGCCGTCCGCCACGGTCCCCGACAAGCCGCACACGACCTCCCGTCCGGAGTTCGACGACCTGGTCGCGGACGGCCACCGCGTCGTCCCCGTCGTCCGGGCGCTCTACGGCGACAGCGAGACCCCGGTCGGGGTCTACCGCAAGCTCGCCGACGGGCGTCCCGGCTCGTTCCTGCTCGAGTCCGCTGGCCAGGGCGGCCTGTGGTCGCGCTGGTCGTTCGTCGGCGTCCGCAGCTTCGGCGTCCTGACCCAGGACGACGACCGCGCCGCCTGGATCGACACGGGCATGAGCGCCGAGCGCGCCGTCGGTTCGCTCGACGGCGCGCCGCTCCAGGTCCTCGCGCGCCTGCACGAGCGCTGGGCCACGCCCCGCGTCCCCGGCACACCGCCGCTGGTCGGTGGGACGGTCGGGTTCATCGGATGGGAGGCCGTGCGCCAGCTCGAGCACCTGCCGAACGTCCCCGCTGCGGACTTCGACGTGCCCGGACAGTCACTGGCCTTCGTCGCCGAGATGGCCGCGCTCGACCACCGCACCGGGCTGGTCCTGCTCGTCGCCAGCGCGCTCAACGACGGCACGGACGACGCCGACGCACTCTGGACCGGCGCGCAGCAGCGACTCGACCGGATGCAGGCCGACCTGGTGCAGCCGACCCCGGCCACCGTGGCACAGGCCTTCGACATCGCCGACCCCACACCGACGCACCGCACCACCCCCGAGGACTACATGGCGTCCGTGGTCCGGTCGAAGGACTTCATCCGTGACGGCGACGTGTTCCAGGTCGTCATCTCGCAGCGCTTCGACCACGAGGTGACGGCGGACCCGATCGACGTCTACCGCGTCCTGCGCACGCTGAACCCCAGCCCGTACATGTACTTCCTGTCGATGGAGGACACCGCGGGCAAGCCGTTCTGGATCGTCGGCGCCTCGCCCGAGGCCCTCGTGAAGGTGCAGGACGGCCGGGCCATCACGCACCCGATCGCCGGGTCGCGTCCGCGCGGTGCCACCCCGGAAGAGGACGTCCGCTTCGGTGCGGACCTGCTCGAGGACCCGAAGGAACGCGCCGAGCACCTGATGCTCGTCGACCTGTCGCGCAACGACCTGCAGAAGGTCTGCGAACCGGGCACCGTCGCGGTGACCGAGTTCATGACGGTCGAGCGCTTCAGCCACATCATGCACCTGGTGTCGAGCGTCGAGGGGGTCGTCCGGCCGGGCCAGTCCGCCATCGACGTCTTCCGCGCGACCTTCCCCGCCGGCACCCTGTCCGGAGCGCCGAAGCCGCGGGCCCTCGAGATCATCGACGAGCTCGAACCGGCCAAGCGCGGGGCGTACGCCGGCGTGGTCGGCTACTTCGACTTCGCCGGCGATGCCGACCTGGCAATCGCGATCCGCACCGCCCTGATCCAGGACGGCATCGCTCGCGTGCAGGCCGGCGCGGGTCTGGTCGCCGACTCGGACCCGGCCACCGAGCACGCCGAGGCCGTCAACAAGGCGGCCGCGCCGCTCCGGGCGGTCGCCACCGCGAACCGGATGCGCGAGGTCCGCTCGTGA